Below is a window of Halobaculum lipolyticum DNA.
CAGGTCGTTGCCGAGCAGCCCCCGGAGCAGTTCCTCGCCGTGGGGACACGCGCGGAAGGTGTCCCACCCGGGCCACGGGATGTGCCAGAACTGCGTGACCACCACGTCGTCGGGGAGCCGCGAGCGGAGCAGGCGGGGGACCAACCCGAAGTGGTAGTCCTGGAGCCACACCACGTCGCCGGGACCGGTCCGCTCGGCGACGGCGTCCGCGAAGCGCTCGTTCACCCCGCGGTAGGCGTCCCACGCGCCGCTGTCCTCTGCGACCCGCGTCAACGCGCCGTGACACACCGGCCACAGCACCCGGTTGCTGAACCCGTAGTAGTAGCCGTCGACCTGGTCGTCGGTGAGCCAGACGCGTCTGAGCGGGTACTGGTCGTCGGCGTCCGGCGGCACCGCGACACAGTCGTCCTCGTCGACGACCTCGCGGTCGGCGTCGCCGTCGCCCCACGCGATCCAACTGCCGTCGATCCGGCGGACGACGGCGTCGAGTCCGGCGGTGAGTCCGCCGGTCGGCCTGTCGACGGCGATCTCGCCGTCGCGCCACTCGTGTCTGTACGGCTGTCTGTTCGAGACGACCACGACCTCGCCGCCGTCCTCGACACTCGCGTCGTCGCTCGCCGACCGCGCTCGGCCCTCGGCCTCCGATTCTGCCATGGAGGTTCGGAGTCGATCCCCGGAGGTGGCGTTGCTGCTTTCGTGTGCGTGTCGCTTTTCAGTGACCGCCCGACGGGACCGACCCGTGCCGCGTCGCCGGTGCCGATTAGGCCGTGGATACCGTCGGTACCGTCGCTGCCGCCGGGGCTGTCGACGACGCCCCGCCGCCCGTCGCGTCGACGGGACGGCCAGCCGCCGGAGCGGCCGCGTCCGACCGCCCCGGCTCCGTACCTCGGTTTCACTTTCACTCCGCGTGGCTCGCGTACAAGTCCCCTCCCGTCCAGGAACGGGGTATGAGCACGAGTCCGGTCGTCGCCACTCCGGAACGCGTCGACGTCGAGAGCGGCACCCGCGCGCGCATCGACGTGAGCGAGTCGAGCGTCCACGAGGTCGAGTCGTTCGCCCGTCGCACCGACTGTAGCGTCCACCTCGAACGCCGCGGCGGGACGACGGATCTGGTCGTCGTCGCGGAGAAGTAGGGAGCGTCGCGTCGCGAGCCGCCGGGCGGGGTCCTACTCGGGGACGGTGTCCGGACGGTCGTACTGGGCGTCCTCGGGGTCGTCCATCACTTCGACGCCGCGGTTGTTCACGGCGTAGGAGTCGAGTCCGACCTCCTGCATGAACTGCTTGTAGAGGCGCTCGGCCGTCTCGGCGTCCTTCTGTTTGTCCGAGGCGCTGTCACACAGCTCGATCAGGTTCTCCGGCACGTCGTTCTCGTGGACGATCCAGTGGTTGATCAGGTCCGAGAGGCGGCGGATGGGGCTGGTGAAGTGACCGTAGATGTCGAAGTTGAGCGCGTGGTGGCCGCCGAACGGGTCGTTCATGTACTTCGCGCGGGGCATCACCTTCAACACGGCGCGCTGGATCTTGTTGAGCTGACGGTCGGGAGCGGCCTCCAGCGCGGCGTTGACGGCCTTCCGCGGGTCGTCGCCCCAGGCGTTCCCCGGGATGGAGACGCCGTCGAGTTCCTGGATCTCTTTGAGCGCCTCGTTCCACTGCTCGGGCGTCGGCTGCGGGTGGACGCGGTACATCGCCTCGACCCCGCGGTTCCACATCAGCTCGTGAGTGACCGCCTTGTTCGCCTTCAGCATGCACTCCTCGATGATCGTGTGGGCGCGGTCGCGGCTGGGGTTCAACACGAGCGAGCCGTCCTCCTTGCGCTGCTCGTGGAGTTGGTCGGCGACGTCGTACGCGAGCACGCACTCCTCGTGGAGCGGCGCGTCGGGGTCGTCGAGGCGGCGCTCGCACTGCTTGTAGGTGAGGCGCTCGTCGGAGTTGATCACCGACTTGTAGATGTCGAGGGTGTCGAAGCTGAGCGTCTCCTTGTCGAGGTGCATCTCGACGGTGTGCGCGAGGCGGTCCTCGTTGGGGACGAGCGAACAGACGGTTTCCGCGAGGATGGGCGGGAGCATGTGGACGGTGTAGCCCGGGAGGTACACCGTGTTGCCGCGCTCGACGGCCTCGGCCCACATCTCGGAGTCCGGGTGGACGTAGTGGCTCACGTCCGCGATGTGGACCCACAGCTGGTACTCGTCGTCGTGCTCCTCGATGGAGATGGCGTCGTCGAAGTCCTGCGCGTCCGCGGGGTCGGTCGTCCACGTCGTCAGGTCGCGCAGGTCGCGTCGCGTCTCGACCTCGTCGCTGATCTCCTGTTGGACGTCCTCGGTGCGGTCTCTCGCCTCGCGCATCACCTCCGGCGGGAACTCGTCGCGGAGTTCGAACTCGGCGAACAGCGACTCGCGCTTGTCGGCGAGCGCGTCCGCCAGCCCCTCGGTGATGGTGACCGGTCCCTGTGCCTCTGCGCTGCCCGGGTCCGGCTCCTCGTCCTGCTGTGCGTCACTCATGGGCCGGCGTACGGGAGTGCGGTACGTGAGGGTTTCGGGGAGGGCGTCGCCGACGGAGCGAACGGAGTGAGCGACCGAGGCGACGACCGGCGGCGGCGAGGTGTCCGCTGTCGAGCGCGGCGAGACAGCGCGACCCGAGCCGCCCACGGATCTCGCTGTCCCGAGCGAACGGAGTGAGCGACCGAGGCGACACCCACGGATCTCGCTGTCTCGACCGTGCGAGCGAGGCGAGCCTCCTACGGGTCCCGAAATTCCCAGCGGTCGGCGCGAACGAGGCGACTGCGGTGCGGCCGCGCCGCTGGCGGGTGTCGAGTGCCGACAGCGGCGGGCGGACCGACCGCGCTCAGTCGCTGCGCCCTTCGGTGTCCTCGGTGTCCGCCTCCGGCTCGCCGTAGCGTCGCACGACCTCGTTCTGGTAGGCCTCGACGTACGCCTCCTGTGAGTCGCCGCCGGCGGCGGTCTCGACGTCCGTCAACAGCTCCTCGAGGTCGCCGCGCGGCTGGTGCGACAGCTCCCGATAGCACTCCTTACACAGGTACTCGAACTCCTTGTCGCGCCGGCTCCACCGGTCGCCCTCCTTGTCGTACTCGCGGGCGTCCTCGCGCGGCAGCGACTCCCCACAGGCGATGCAGACGACGGCGGACCGGTCCCGGTCCCGCCGGGAACCCCACATACTGGTTTCGTCGGCGCGGTCGGACTTAGCGTTTGTCGTGGGAAGGGCGCTCGCGGCAGTCGGTGCCACGATACGACACACGTCGTTGGGACGCCGTGACCGTGGCCGCTCGCGACCGTTCGCGACCGAGCGGTCGATTTATCCGGCACACGCGCGCACTCGGAGGTGTGCAGGTCAAGTCACGCCATCACCTCCGAAGCGACGCCGTCTCGGAGATCCGCGAGGCGCTCGCCGAGACGCTCGGCGTCGACCTCGACGGGGACTCCTTCGAGTTGGTCGAGCTGACCGACTCGCCGTTCGACCTCGTGCTCGTCGACGGCGAGCCGGACGTGCTGTACTACGAGGACGAGGACGGCGAGCGCGAACCGTTCGTCACCGTCAGCGGCGCCAACGCCCACCCGCCCGAACGCGGCGTCGTCACCGTCGACGCGGGCGCCGTCTCGTTCGTCTCCGACGGCGCCGACGTGATGCGCCCCGGCATCGTCGAGGCCGACGGTTCGATCGACGAGGGCGACCTCGTCGCGGTCGCCGAGGAGACGCACGGGAAGGTGCTCGGGATCGGTCGCGCGCTCGTCGACGGCGACGAGATGGTCGGCGACTCGGGGAAGGTCGTGGCGTCGCTCCACCACGTCGGCGACGACCTCTACCAGTTCACCGTCTGAGCCGGCGTCGTCGCGGCGGCTACTCCGCCGTGGTGCCGCCGTCCGTCTCGTCGTCGGTCCCGTCGAGTTCGTCGGTCCCGTCGAGTTCGTCGGTCCCGTCGAGTTCGTCGGTCCCGTCGAGTTCGTCGGTCCCGTCGAGTTCGTCGGTCCCGTCGAGTTCGTCGGTCCCGTCGAGTTCGTCGGCGTACTCCTCCCGCAGGATCTCCTCCCCGCGACGCGCCTCCTCGTACGTCTCGCGCAGGTCCGCGACCGGCGTCTCCGTCGCGTCCACGCGCAGGTCGTCGTAGTAGCCGCCGAACGACTCCCCGGCGGTCGTCTCCACCTGCAGCGCGGCCGACTGGACCGGGAGGTGCTCGCGCTTGTCGCCGCCCTCGGCGTGGCCCGCCTCGAGCGCGTCGATCAGCCGTTCCGCCAGCGGGGCGTCGCCGAAGGCGTCGGACTCGTAGGTGCTCGCGACCGCCTCGACGACCGACTCGCCGGCGAGGAGGTTGCCGGCGACGGTGTAGTTCTCGCCGCTCGTGTGGCCGTACCAGCCCTGACACTCCTCGCCCGAGAAGGTGAACGTCCCGTCGGCGTCGACGCCGTGGAGCTGCCGCTGCTCGGCGCCGTCGTCGGCGTTGAGCAGCGACTGCAGCGCGTCCTCGACGGCCAGCCCGTCGTCGACGTAGTCGATCCCCTTGCGGCCCAACTCGACGTTCACGAGCGACTGTGTCGCCACCGCGCCGTTCTCCGAGACGAACGGACACAGCGTGCCGACGCCGGGGAGACGGGTGGTGACGGCGACGCCGAAGCGTGTGTGTCGCTCCCCGTCGTCGTCGGTGTACTCCTCGCGGACGCAGATGCTGAACGTCATCCGGGCGCGAGTCGGGACGGTCGGCGCAAAAAGTCGGGGATCGCGGAAGGGGGGCCGACGCCGACCGGGAACGGGCCGGCGAACGCTCCGCGGCTCCGCGTCCGACGGGTGTGTGCGCCGTGTCCGACGTACAGACTTATGGGTGGAGCGAATTTGGTGGTGTACATGGGCATCATGAGCAAGATCCTCGGCGGCGGCGGCACCCACAGCGCCGAGGACTACGTCGAGTTGGACCTCGACGACTTCGAGAGCGCCCGCGGCGGCGCGGGGATGCAGGTGCACATCGCGGAGATCGCAGACCAGCGAGACGTGATCGACATCAAAGACGCCGTGTACGACGGCGACTTCGTCATCGCGGACATCACGCGTCACTCCACGACCGACCAGACGGTCGAGCGCATCATCGACGAACTGCGGCAGGTCGTCGGCGAGGTCGACGGCGACATCGTCCAGAAGGGCGACGACCAGTTGATCATCACGCCGACGGGCGTGACCGTGAGCCGCGAGAAACTCGGCGAGTAGGACCCGGTCGCCCTCCCCCGCGCCGTTCAGGCGTCGAACTCCGTCAGCTCCGAGCGCCGCGCCTCCTCCGGCGACGTGTCCGAGTCGTGGGCCGCGCGGTAGGCGGCGCGGTAACGGTTGATCTTCCGGAGCAGCACCAGCGCGAACAGCCCGTCGAACAGCGCGATGTACACGAACGACGCCGCCAGCGACGGCAGCCCGACGAAGGCGTTCAGCGCGGCCGACCCGATGCCGACGGTGGAGTTGTACGTCGCGTGGATGAGCGCCGCGATGAGTAGCCCCTTCACGACGATGGGACCGCGGTTGTCGGGGTTGAACTTCGCCAGCCCGAGGTAGTAGCCCGCGAACGCCGAGTAGATCACGTGTCCCGGGCCGGCGAGCGCCCGGGTGAACGTGATGCCGCCGCCGACGCCGATGAGACCGACCCCGAGGTCGAGCGCGCCCGTCTGCTCGATGCCGCGGGAGATGTACAGCGCGTTCTCGATGAACGCGAAGCCGAGCCCGGCCATCGCGCCGTACACCGCGCCGTCGAGCACGGAGTCGAAGCTGTCGTGACCGTACGCGTACAGCCGGACCGCCAGCAGCTTCACCGTCTCCTCGACCGGGGCGACGACGACGAAGAAGAACGCCACCGTCCCGAGGAAGCCGAATCCGCCGAACCACGGCTGGAAGCGGCCGTTGATCACGGCCGCGAAGTTCGCGGTGAGCACGCCGAGCAGGAACGTCGCCGCGAGCATGAACAGCGGCTCGCTGGTGGTGATGTCCGACCGGTAGACGTACGCCGCCAGCGCGAGCGCCGGGACGGCGGACACCACCGTCAACAGCGCTATCGGCGGGTTCTGGAGCGCCGACGGGCCGCCCACCAACACCAGTAACAACAGCGAGAGCGCGACCAGCCCCCAGCGTGCCGACCCCGCGAGCAGTCGGTACAGCGCGACCGCTAGCCCGTCGAGCGAGGTCCGTTCCTCCCACGTCGCCACGTCGTACAGGTCAGTCGAGGAGTCGGCCGCCTCCTCGATCGGATCCGTCCGCTCCTTCTTTGCCATCGTGTGACCGGGTGGAGACGCGCCTCGACCTTGTGTCTTATCGCGGATCGCTCGCGGCCGGACTCCCCCCGGTGTGCTCCCGCCCGCCGCGCGGCCGCCGTGTCGACTCCGGACCGGTCCGCGACCGGTACGCTTGACACGCCGCCCGTGTAAGCCGGGGTATGCACTTCGACCCGCGCGAACAGGCCGCGCTCCGCGAGGTCGGGCTGGACACCGACGACCTCCGGGCGGCCTCGGATCTGGTCGCCGACGCGGTCGACGACGCCGCGACGGACCTGGCCGACTTCTTCGACGGCGGCGGCACGTACTACTCGGACATGGACACCGCCCACGGCGACGGCGGAGTCCGCGAACACGACGTCGACCACCTCGACGTGTACACCCACGCCGCGGACCTGCGCGGCTACCTGAAGTTCGACCGCTGGGGCGTCCCGGTCGAGGACGGCCGCGTGTTGAACGAGGACACCGTCGAGTTGACGCTCGGCCCGTCGATCCACGACCGCGTCCGCTTCGCGACCGACCCAGAGGCGCTATGAGCGGCGACGGAGCGGCCGACGGCTCGCCCGACGGCGGCGCACACAGCGTCCGTGTCCGCGGCATCTACACGACCGCCCTCACCCGGTCGCTGCTGGACGCCGGCCACGAGGTCGTCCAGGCCAGCCCGCCGATCCGTCGACGCTTCGACGCCGACCTCCCCGCGGCCGACCACGACGCGAGCGTCGACACGACCGACGACCGGCAGGGCGTCGGCGTGTCGGGCGACCACGACGCCGTCGCGGACCTGCGCGCGCACCTGCTGGCGGTCGGCCGCGACGCCTTGGCGTGGGAAGACCCCACGCCGCTGGGAGCGGTGTTCGACGGCGTCGTCACGGAGACGCTCGGGAGCGGCGCCGTCGTCGACCTCGGCGCGTCGGGCGCGGAGGGGTATCTCCCGTACGGGAACGCCGACGGGCACGTGGGCGAGGACGACGTGGTCCGCGTACAGGTGCTCGACCCGGCCGCGCCGTGGGACGACGACCGGCCGGTCCTCGACACCCGGGTCCGCGCGATGGCCGGGCTGGCGACGCTGGTCCCCGGCCGCGACGGGGTCCGGGTGAGCGGCGCCGACGACGCCGACGCCCGCGAGTTGGCGGGGATGACCGACCTGCTCTCCCCGGACGTGCCCGACGGCTGGGGGATCGAGTGGTCGCGCGACGCCCGCGACGCGGACATGGACGCGCTGTCGGCGGCGCTGGAGCGGGCGAGCGACCGCGCCCGGACGCTCGACGACGCGCTCGAGGACCCCGTCGGCGACCCCGGACGCCTCGCGTCGCCGGCGGCCGGCGCGTGGGTGTGGTTCGGCCGCGAGTGCCGCTTCGCGCTCGACGCCGTCCGCCGGCGGGTGACCAGCACGATGCCCGGCCACCACCGGACGAAAGCGGCCTCCCGCGACGCCTCCGCCGGCGTCGACCTCGCGGAGGCGCTGTGTTCGTTCGGCGACGGCGACGACGGGACCGCCGGGGACGCGTCCGGCGACGACGGCGACACCGACTTCCCGTTCGGCGTCGTCGTC
It encodes the following:
- a CDS encoding cell division protein SepF — translated: MGIMSKILGGGGTHSAEDYVELDLDDFESARGGAGMQVHIAEIADQRDVIDIKDAVYDGDFVIADITRHSTTDQTVERIIDELRQVVGEVDGDIVQKGDDQLIITPTGVTVSREKLGE
- a CDS encoding DUF7532 family protein translates to MHFDPREQAALREVGLDTDDLRAASDLVADAVDDAATDLADFFDGGGTYYSDMDTAHGDGGVREHDVDHLDVYTHAADLRGYLKFDRWGVPVEDGRVLNEDTVELTLGPSIHDRVRFATDPEAL
- a CDS encoding PrsW family intramembrane metalloprotease: MAKKERTDPIEEAADSSTDLYDVATWEERTSLDGLAVALYRLLAGSARWGLVALSLLLLVLVGGPSALQNPPIALLTVVSAVPALALAAYVYRSDITTSEPLFMLAATFLLGVLTANFAAVINGRFQPWFGGFGFLGTVAFFFVVVAPVEETVKLLAVRLYAYGHDSFDSVLDGAVYGAMAGLGFAFIENALYISRGIEQTGALDLGVGLIGVGGGITFTRALAGPGHVIYSAFAGYYLGLAKFNPDNRGPIVVKGLLIAALIHATYNSTVGIGSAALNAFVGLPSLAASFVYIALFDGLFALVLLRKINRYRAAYRAAHDSDTSPEEARRSELTEFDA
- a CDS encoding DUF7562 family protein, coding for MWGSRRDRDRSAVVCIACGESLPREDAREYDKEGDRWSRRDKEFEYLCKECYRELSHQPRGDLEELLTDVETAAGGDSQEAYVEAYQNEVVRRYGEPEADTEDTEGRSD
- a CDS encoding RNB domain-containing ribonuclease, which encodes MSDAQQDEEPDPGSAEAQGPVTITEGLADALADKRESLFAEFELRDEFPPEVMREARDRTEDVQQEISDEVETRRDLRDLTTWTTDPADAQDFDDAISIEEHDDEYQLWVHIADVSHYVHPDSEMWAEAVERGNTVYLPGYTVHMLPPILAETVCSLVPNEDRLAHTVEMHLDKETLSFDTLDIYKSVINSDERLTYKQCERRLDDPDAPLHEECVLAYDVADQLHEQRKEDGSLVLNPSRDRAHTIIEECMLKANKAVTHELMWNRGVEAMYRVHPQPTPEQWNEALKEIQELDGVSIPGNAWGDDPRKAVNAALEAAPDRQLNKIQRAVLKVMPRAKYMNDPFGGHHALNFDIYGHFTSPIRRLSDLINHWIVHENDVPENLIELCDSASDKQKDAETAERLYKQFMQEVGLDSYAVNNRGVEVMDDPEDAQYDRPDTVPE
- a CDS encoding RNA-binding protein; this encodes MQVKSRHHLRSDAVSEIREALAETLGVDLDGDSFELVELTDSPFDLVLVDGEPDVLYYEDEDGEREPFVTVSGANAHPPERGVVTVDAGAVSFVSDGADVMRPGIVEADGSIDEGDLVAVAEETHGKVLGIGRALVDGDEMVGDSGKVVASLHHVGDDLYQFTV
- a CDS encoding DUF1028 domain-containing protein; amino-acid sequence: MTFSICVREEYTDDDGERHTRFGVAVTTRLPGVGTLCPFVSENGAVATQSLVNVELGRKGIDYVDDGLAVEDALQSLLNADDGAEQRQLHGVDADGTFTFSGEECQGWYGHTSGENYTVAGNLLAGESVVEAVASTYESDAFGDAPLAERLIDALEAGHAEGGDKREHLPVQSAALQVETTAGESFGGYYDDLRVDATETPVADLRETYEEARRGEEILREEYADELDGTDELDGTDELDGTDELDGTDELDGTDELDGTDELDGTDDETDGGTTAE
- a CDS encoding DUF402 domain-containing protein, producing MSGDGAADGSPDGGAHSVRVRGIYTTALTRSLLDAGHEVVQASPPIRRRFDADLPAADHDASVDTTDDRQGVGVSGDHDAVADLRAHLLAVGRDALAWEDPTPLGAVFDGVVTETLGSGAVVDLGASGAEGYLPYGNADGHVGEDDVVRVQVLDPAAPWDDDRPVLDTRVRAMAGLATLVPGRDGVRVSGADDADARELAGMTDLLSPDVPDGWGIEWSRDARDADMDALSAALERASDRARTLDDALEDPVGDPGRLASPAAGAWVWFGRECRFALDAVRRRVTSTMPGHHRTKAASRDASAGVDLAEALCSFGDGDDGTAGDASGDDGDTDFPFGVVVEQFGPHEGDRIAIAHGKPSGRLIVLGRGEVTEVDPADGSLTLERRMSAGGRYDALGVRRESGDVATTTFREGRWWYPTVYRSADGERKGTYVNVCTPVEAFPDSVRYVDLHVDVVKHADGTVERVDDDELDEAVADGEVTEELAEKARDVASALERAL